In the Neodiprion virginianus isolate iyNeoVirg1 chromosome 2, iyNeoVirg1.1, whole genome shotgun sequence genome, CGCAATCACACCGGATGAAAGGTCTTTCCGTCTCACTGTTTTCGAACGTAACCACGCAACGTTTGACGAACGGTCCGTAATTTgtggatgttttttttctttttttttccgctgcACTCGTGCCGCGCGATTGATGGTTAGTCGTTTGCTGCATTACCGATATTCTTGTTGTTTGCAAGATGGTGAAACGAAAACAATTGCATTATCAATAGGTACTAGTTGCATCGTTATTGACACATCtctgtaattttgttttttaaatttatttattttttatgcgTCTGTCAGTTTACTTCAAACATTAAACTTGACAACCTTCCAccaatcaaattttcttttttttttttttttttatagaaaactGATACCGATATTTGCATTGAAGTTTACTATCTTACCGTCACTCGATATCATCACCCATCAACTCACCTCGTTTTATTGAAGGAATTACCGCATCGAGGCAAGTTTTTAAGCCTGAGCTTGTTGAGAGTTGTTTCAAAACTTCTACGACAGATGATattaactaacaataaatcgTGGAAAAATTGATGAACAGAAAGAACGAGGAGTCAGCCGTATATTCTTGttacataatttattgttgctTTCATATAGAATTACATTTATACATGCTATATAGATGATTCTGTTTCAGTTACACTAAAATATCTAATATttggtatatatttttatacatgtatatatatattcatatatttatatatatatttatactaaTATTGTGTTATATAGTCACTGTATATGTAGTTACTTAAAACTTTTATCTCTTGAATTctcttttgtttgtttgtttgtttttttttttttttttttttttttgtttctcttctaCCTGAAACGCATTTAAGGGCGATTACAGACGAACGTGTTTAACATCGGATCGAAGTGTCAGAGTGTACTTTATACAGCGTTAATTAACTAATCGATGCGTGTGGATACACAGACAAAgataatcaataatttttaaacaggTACGGTATTCGTATATAAGTTAAAGCTTTGCTCGAAGTGAGAAAACCAAAAATACATTACACGTTACGTATAATTTTCTCGATTATTATACCCGTGTGTGATTAGGTATTGGTTACCTTATGtaataatttgttttgttttttttttttttctttttcttttgttgattaaaaaaatatacaatatatatgtataggaaatatttttaaactaaagTAGTATAATTTAAcggaaattgtgaaaaaaaaaaaaaaatattcaagcaATCTACGTATTGGTTAAATTAAGTGAAATGAATACGAAGTAACaaaagttaaataaataaagattttaATAAGGTaaaaacaatgaataataacTTATGTGTCGGTAAATAATAGTAATCGAATGCGAAGGGTGCAGACGGTCACTCATACTGAACGCgattacaaaatataaattttattcatctcATTTTCTACGTAAcagaaattttgaagaaatgtGTTACATTCGTTTCTTGAATGAACGATTCAATCTCGCGTCGCTTTTGgcattttgtttataattttgcgGATCACTTCTATAGACGTGCGGAAAGTGTAAGAAACGTCGCggcattcaattttttttttttaatttttttgtatgatCGGACGATACGTGCTGAAGCCACACTGTCTTTACAGTACCGGAAGTTTCGTCCTTCGTTTTTCGAATTCTCAGTTCTTTCGtaggttgtttttttttttttctctcctcttcttttctatttttgtgtCAAATAATCACAACACAAAGATTGAATTCGCATGCAAgtttattacaatattactAACCCAGTTCTACataagttatttatttatttgatttttttcttcatttttatcaacCCCCTTTTATTTCTTATGTTTTActtattgttttttcaattttcctctCTCCAAGCgcccatatatgtatacatatttatgcGGCGAAACTAAGTTTTAATATTATCCatgtttaaaaatcatttcaatttacttttttttttttttcttctattttgttttctctttccttcgaAATCCATACGATTGTGCGATAATGTAATTTTGTTAAACGTAATAATTTCCCGGCGACCTCTGCACCCTTCGAGCACGCACATGCAAACAcacgttacaatattttttatacgcaTACAATAGTCTAAAGAATAAATATGATTTGAGGATAACTTcacgttttcaataatataataatataaatttatattattatttattataacaaCGATTAGTTCAAAGACATTGCAGTCGTCGTTTTTAGAgaatcgtttgtttttttttgtttttcttttttctaaatcGTGTTTTCAAATTCCGCCTTCAGTAATTTCCCGTTTAAACAACGTTTTAAAGATACgtgtttttcatattttttttctccttctacTCGAGGAAGccgaatattgttgaaaaattacaaactaAATCTAATGGTTGTCATATTGTTACAGATAATTGTTATTCGAACTTTCTtgaataacgatttttataaattacaaaaattacaaatgcAACGTCCTTGCTTTTATGCAGCGGTAATATAATTTagagatatatatatagaggCTATTGTGTTACGGTACATAGATTAGGTATATTATAGAATACTCGAGGTCAGCCAACAAGCGATATTCTGCAGGTTTTGTATTCGATTTTAAtgatttcattgttttttttttttttttttgcaaatattttttaacacagTTTACCGACCCGGAACGGTcgttatataataaataaggAACGACGATTATCAATCGCTTGATATTTCGTTACAGATTATTGGtatgatgataaataaaaaaaaaaaaagagaacagaACAAATCTATCATCCGTACAAAATCATTAATATTacatttattaaatataatattcgtCATAAcgggggggaaaaaatgataaaaatgattaaaaataacttGATAAGCGTAAATTTCTCATTGAGATTCGACAAAATCATTTCGTAGGTATTGTCAGGTATACAtggaaaatatatgtatgtatatatgcatacgcGATATGCGTGTATAATTTTGCACACGCACCCGTATGAGTAGATTTCCTTTCTATCGATTTAcgtgatttcaaattttcaacgcgcgttcttgtatatatatctgtgtatggtgtttttttttctttttttttttttccctcattaaaatttcaatcatcAATTACGTACAACAcaaatatactatatatatatattaaatgcgaatgaatatatatagttggtttttttttttttgttttttgttttttttttttaaagtaatcAATTgatgctgttgttgttgttgttgtgtgcgtgtgtatgcGTGTTGTCTCGTTATTTTTCCCACATTTCATACGTACGTCAgaatcggtataatttttcacaagaGACACGGAACAAGCAATCACGTACGGAAGATTTACGCGTTTTATAGGTAGGTTAATCGATATTGCATTATGCTTTAAAtgtactttcaatttttgttttttgtctcTTATTTTATATCTAACAAATTCTTCATCCAACAAATTTCAAGACCCGGGATTAATGTTTCGGTTAtgttttatacatgtatataatatattcttttttcatatccTAGTTTTCTTCGCAAGACCCTCAGGTACTTATTTTagacatgtgtatatattaaaaatttttatttcgaaagtCGAAGAAATTGGCAgagaatcgaaaaaataaaaggttgGAACCAAGTTTTGTTGGAAAATGAAgtatgaagtaaaaaattttctcaaaataccaaatcgtttgcattgcgtATTTGTTTTACATTTGCACAACATGCActgtatatgtgtgtaagCGCGTGTGTATATATCGGTATTGTTATGTAATCTTCACGTTCTTTGGTAACGAGTTGAATATataattcttgaaatttctccaactgttattgttatcattgttATCATTGTTATCATTGTCGATATAATTTGCTAATCACTATTGTATCATAAAattgtgtgtatgtgtgtgtatatatatatatatttgtatgtatataaatctAGGAGATAGGCCGGTGTGCAGGTAAAGTGCTGACGGTTCTTGGACCAAGAGAGATCCACGATCTGAGTGATCGGATTTTCGGACGTATCTGCGACAGCCTGCGCATCAAAATTCAATACAAGACGGTCttattacagtttttttttttgaatttttttttttttctcgttttaaaaatattcgtatagatggtatattataattgcattatatatatttctataatGATGTGTGCATTTTACGAATCGTGCAGTATACgcatgacaataataataataataatgataataataatgataataataataataataattttaacaacaacaacaacaacaacaataataatattattaataattgcgatgaaaatccatatttttatctatttttgtcTCGTACgatcttcgttttcgagttcGCAAAGttgttttgtgaaattttagCGACATTCGTGctacaaataaatattctagGATGATGAAATAgtgaagtagaaaaaaaaatatatatatatatatatattaaccACGGTAATGGCGCGATATGAGAAATGCGCATTAAAATCAATCCAGCGATTGAAATTGGCATGCCATTCACGTTCACTGTAACAATATTATTGTTTAACGTCGCGAAATAACGAACAAATcgatctttgttttttttctttctttctttttttttttttttttgttcttccgCTCCCGTTAATTCCAAACGATTTTATGCTCTCAAACAAGTTACGACTCACGTCACTTCAAATATGCACAATTAAACTTTACGCATATGATTATGCTACCGTGCGATAAaacttatatatgtataatgtacttacacgcacacatatatatatatatatatatatatatatatatatatatatatatatacacacgtacataTAGTGTGTATGGATATTGTATATAGTTTAGGGGGTTGGCTTCTTAAGCTTTTATTTCGTGCGTTTGTcggaaatttttgatatcagacaattaggtaaaaaaaaaacgtaaaaaaaacgtaagaaaaacgaaaaaaacgaggtatgagaaaaaatttgaacgtcGGTACTTTTCCCGTAGTTTCGACGTGATTTCCACAAATTTTGACGGTATTACTTGCGTACACTGCTAATGTTAggttatacatacatatatatgtgtgtgtgtgtgtgtgaatgtGTATATTGGTATTTGTTATAAGAAATCAATGTGGAAGGTATCTAGGTGTGATAGGTGACTATATTATGCATATAATCGAGGCTTTAAATTGTTTATCGTTATACATGCGTATggttttatatgtataaaataccattACGCGTGTAAAAGCGATaggttttttttataccaaaaTTTGTCTTGCTGTCGTTTTAACGTGCGTGCACAGTCAATGCGGAATTTTGTAAATGCGGTTGGTGAATGAGAAATAGCGAACGGGGTAATAGAAATAGAAgtagaaatagaaatagaaatagaaatagaaatagagACATTCCTTCTTTTCGAGGTGTCGGAAGATTGTTCATTTTGAGATTGCAAGAGAGCCGCAGGgttctttttaaagacaagttgttcattttttttttccaagcttttttcccctttctttgtatttttccgggatattttattttcgcatcTTTTCTACcattcgtttttgttttttgtaatttttttctttgtttttttatttttttttcttatttttaaaaatttctctatttattctgtactttttttttgtttgtttttgattctcaaaaacgCGTACAACGGCACAAGACCTGGTGCACTTACGATTGCCGTTTGCGACCCATGTTGCAAATCTTGAAATGACACAGCGCCATATCTGAAACAAACAGCAGAGATATTTGTCTTAATATTAACGCGAATATAGGAAgagttaaaaacaaaaacgcaacgaattcgattcattttttttttttttttgtctttcttttcttctcaccCTCCCGAACTGTAGAGATACGAGATATGTACccatataatttattattacacgtgtaacttgaaaagaaaattatatgaaatacgtgattgaaattatagaaaaataataaatgaataaataataatttcaaaagaaatgtaggtatatgtagaatattttGACTCAGAATAACGTTCGTAAGAAATGAGAGTACATTCATCGTTATGACGAAATCGAATTTATTTTAGGTATCAGTCTCGGGAAAATTGTAAAGATGGTAATACTTCGTTGAACGCTGTTTGTCGTGTTGcgttttattcatatttatatctGTATTTTTCCCctctcatttttcaattcttttcttcGTGCGAAAAGTCTGATTAATCAAACGGCGCGTGCTAAGTAAGAGCTGTCTCGAATGGTGGATCCGCGTCTCGTTCGTATTACGTTAATTAACCATCCTTCTCTCAGGAAAACCAGAAAGCTTCAGGGTGAAAAATACTGGTGTGGATAATACttcgtgtatatttatacgatGTACATTTCGTGTATCCAGTTTTCGCGTCGTAACTTCACGAAGTGCAATTCTTATTAAAGCGATCCGCGTGCATTACGACTTTACGAGTATGGTTTGATAATACAATGACAAAAGCGCGTGTAATCAGTGTTGCCACTTCGGTGTGTGATCGAGAACGTAACAgctctgtgaaaaaaaaaaaaaaaagaaggaatgGACAGGTTGTGGAATGTATCGAGTGGAATTCAACtattttgaggttatgttaTTTCCCGCCGGATGgtgttttcattgttttcgGTCTTGTCGGTAAGGCAGACCAATGAGAGATCTCTTTTGGCAGGCTTATGCGCATGCGTAGCCCACGCAAAAGTGCACGaaattttccaagtttcaattttaacgCAAGAAATGTACAAAATGATCGGAAAAATATAGGGTATTACATTGGTACGTAAACGGCATGTTACATCGATGGGGTTTGGTTTGAATAAGAGGCAATGTTGCCTGGAAAAACCgcgtttcaaaaatttttattaaaaatcatgaaaaGCGTTTGTGCTAAAATAATTCTAAATGtactaaaaaatgataaagttTATTAGCGTGCTAGAAAAGTAGAATTTTACTAAAAACTGCAACACTGCGATGTAATAAACGCGAATGCGTGAAATTTATCGTCTGCTATGCAGGCTTACCAATTCCTTGTGcaataatcgaaaaaatactttgacggtttcttttattatacaattaatattatacaggATTACTAAcgaatatattcaattttataatcagactgatggaaatattttctctattgtttatttttcttttctttacttctTTTCCGGCTTTTTCCAAACACGCAAATCGCGTGTATGAATATATCGTTTGATTTTGACgttttcattgaatttgaTGACCCGATTGGCTTATCCGCCACAACATTTTGACCCTTGTTTCATCACTTTGaactttgttttcttcttttaaaaaacgcttgaaaaagtttgaaaaaaaaaacaaaaaaaaatgacaactTCGCCCCGATCTGCAACAATTGCGTTCTGGCCATAATAATGTGCGCGTATTTTCCTATCGTTAGTCGCGggatttatttaattattacaagGGTGCAACAGGAGTCAAATTGATGTTCGATAGTGACGTCACGATTTGCGGGTCAAGTGTTAAACAAGTCTAATTGGTCAGACATCGCGATGCGCGATCGATTggttacaataaataaaatgcacaaTAATCACGCCGCATGTTGCAATTTGTCGAAACAAGTTTGCAATATCTGCAGTATCTACACGGTGTAACAAGTGAAAGTTTATTCGATTTCAAccgtacactgagagaaatttttagttccggttaccgctcagtccttgactattttcatttttttgcaacaatcgaaaaatatagttccaggtagaaagtgaaaattagttttctagtttgtataaattttctactTTCATAATTACACGATTGCCTTTTTTTCCTCGCTATCTTTTAATTCTTCTTTGTTCAATTGTTGGTTTTTTATTACTTCCCATCTATtcttttaaacaattttcataaatcatCCATCGCACAAGTATTGTGCGACGACGCGGGCATagattttcaaacttatttCAAGCTTCACGAGTAATCAAATGTCAGCGTTTAACtttgtgtttattgtaaatgaATATCTCGTTTCAACTCTTAGTCTCGTTACacttaataaataataaaatatttttagtcaCTGGCTCGTAACTCGTCGAATATTGACTTTCATTAATTTTGACATCTTCGGACACCGAGAATTCTacagtttgattttcaaacttgcaACAAACGCGATCACCCCGTACAACAACAACAcactgtacgtataataatttcacgATTCGAAGTCAAGGTTCCCCTTGATCCCCCGCGAGGAATTCGCCAATAGAGACAACAATCGGATTGCGCGCATCgttcaaatatacatattacatacaGTATTTATCCATGtaacatttatatatatacacctatatgcatacgtatattacacgtatgtatTCGATGACGTAGGAGGTGGCGGTGGTGGGACAATGCGGATGGCACGGGACAACGCTTCTTCTCTTCATAACGTATCTATGCACGTTTTTCTTCGTGTGTCAGGTTGTTTATTGAGTTATTAACCCTTTAACCGGTATTTATACCGCGTCGCATGGGAAGACGAACGTTTTgaaaatcagatttcaaaaagaggaaatcgtgaaaaagaaacacgCAGGTAATGAAACTGTTTTCCACGTGGttatttatgtttttgtttttttctttttttttgtttttccaccATCCCTGAACTGCAAATTCTCCTACGTTCCGTTACTACGTGTATATATCGTACGTATCTATTCACCtgtatctatatgtatacggaATTTATGTCGTCTATGATATGCCGCgtatatcaattttcaatttccggTTATGCCGAGTCGTCATCGGCTGATTATTCTTCCTTCCGTTGTGTGTATTTATACGCGTCCCACGCGTTCTGTAAGATTACGGACAATCCGGTCTTACACGGATAAGAATGACGATGgtgatttttatcgttatGTATAATCGTGTGATTGAATGATCGAATGATgtttgaaaacgaaatttacTCGTTTTTAGCGAGGAAAATAAGTTTATTCACCGTTGTGAACCTATATATTTGGATATGTATTTGGAAGTAAATATTTCTTTACTATTATCAAGTTTTAATTTAAACAAATACGATTAGTCAGgtgttgagaaatttttatcgaacaTTATTTTTGGCACagttaaaatttgataataacaacgaaacatttatttcaaaacaaatGTTGAAAACATAGGTTTGTCAACGATAAATAAACTCTTTTCTCAGTCTTCTCAACGCAATTGACGGCTCAGGGAAAatcttgtgtaaaaattggaatttattaatgataatgaaaaGAGCTTCGTTCCTTGAATCGATATAtaggaataagaaaaagaaaacaacaaaacgtTTAAATTAAACATCAATAATGTTTTCATTCtgagaaaagattttttttatactcaaaaatattcaaagtgCTTGAACTCTGGTATTTTCTACTCAATACCAATGTCTAAATCGTTCTTCACAGATCTTATGAGACCTGTTATTTTGCACCATAACTAAAATGcactgtaataataattgaaaatttcaataccgattatataacaaaaaataatcgacaatagcgcaaaatagTTACGCGTagctcgtttttcctaattccaacaatattcaaacagttttttttttttttaacggtacctgatttactgaatttttctagttactgtaacaaatgaaatttttctcagcgtgacgttaaataaaaaaaaaaaaaaaaaaatcccagaAGCGATGAGAATCGTATGCGAATCAAACATAGcataacaattatttatatcttTTTATCGAACTAAACGGATAGAATCCGAGGGATTTTCTCGACAGATGGAAAagcttgttttgtttttttttctttttctttctcccgATCCTCCGCATCTTCCGTCACACGATCGATGCGTTTGTTTGACCAAGCaagatgtgaaaaatatgCTACTCACAACTTCCACGTTTTTCCCAACGCGGCGGAATAGGGCGTATTATGGCACTCGGTACCGGAAGTGGTTCCCCGACTTCTTCTTCGGGCAATATGTCCCTCGGGAATGCCGCCGGAGGAATCATCATTCCAGCCTTTGCTTCGAGTATTCCTTCGATGGCGATTTCCTCCTCGGTTATCTCACGAGCTCGTTCGTCGATTTCTCTCCCGCGTTGGGTAAGCTGTCGCAGCATTTGCACGAGGCgctgtaaaattgaaaagaaaaaaaaaaaaatttaccatttATTACCCTCGTTTCGCGATCTTCTtctttatttgttaatttttttttttttttccaacttttcgTCGCCtttgaaaatcacttttttcgAATTACAACGAATCTTCACATTTTCGAACATCTGGAATCCGAAACATTGGTTtcttttagaaaaatttcgttacgCATGTCTGTCCGACAAACTATCGCGACGATCTCGGTTAAACGGTTCgacgaaaatattgaaaaattacaggaTCTTGCAACGAAACGATGgtcacgaaaaattttcatggcTCAACTTTTCTTCAAGAACTTTCTTCATTCGCCTGCCAAGTGCTGTcggtttcagatttttcattcgaccGTTTTCGAGATCATCGCGACGGACCGGCGGACAAGGAAAATTATCGCGAAAAAACGTGTTTTTCTCCTTGAGATTACAATTTTCGGGTTATAAATCACTATGGATTTCGGATCTAAATAAACATTGAAATTGCCATCATAATACCAACTCATGGTTTTATGATATTCTTTTTTGTTATGTATGATTTTATACGAATATTCTCCTCCTGCCAAGTC is a window encoding:
- the LOC124297710 gene encoding uncharacterized protein LOC124297710 isoform X2, encoding MTSIRGDAFGIFNIRTVFWTLAFLLACILSSNNVQADGDPGAFYPNSLANDPENLRLVQMLRQLTQRGREIDERAREITEEEIAIEGILEAKAGMMIPPAAFPRDILPEEEVGEPLPVPSAIIRPIPPRWEKRGSYMALCHFKICNMGRKRQSLSQIRPKIRSLRSWISLGPRTVSTLPAHRPIS
- the LOC124297710 gene encoding uncharacterized protein LOC124297710 isoform X1 is translated as MMRTVASTKAARIPEVNDTRLARVAEKRNYEMTSIRGDAFGIFNIRTVFWTLAFLLACILSSNNVQADGDPGAFYPNSLANDPENLRLVQMLRQLTQRGREIDERAREITEEEIAIEGILEAKAGMMIPPAAFPRDILPEEEVGEPLPVPSAIIRPIPPRWEKRGSYMALCHFKICNMGRKRQSLSQIRPKIRSLRSWISLGPRTVSTLPAHRPIS